One Malus sylvestris chromosome 14, drMalSylv7.2, whole genome shotgun sequence DNA segment encodes these proteins:
- the LOC126600827 gene encoding uncharacterized protein LOC126600827 — MVVKMMRWRPWPPLTTKKYEVRLVVRRLEGWDLVREGAGGAGPQDQEKEDKWSAEIRWKGSKVKVGALSSLRRAVVKRNFTREVEASSEDGVVSWDEEFHSVCSLSAYKDNVFHPWEIVFTVFNGLNQGAKSKAPAVGTASVNLAEFVSEAEQKEIELHIPLASSGSAAELCISLSLLELRTTQEITEPVQRSILPVQSPPQSAEAVSLEKDELSALKAGLRKVKIFTEYVSARKAKKPCHEEDGGSEGKCSARSDDGDYNYPFDSDSLDEFEEGESEEVKEDSSVRKSFSYGTLAHANYAGGSIYSNMRINSEGEDWVYYSNRKSDVECSQTEEPTAPVFEPPASSKRGLLSWRKRKLSFIRSPKAKGEPLLKKAYGEEGGDDIDFDRRQLSSDESLSLGWNKTEEDSSANRSSVSEFGDDNFAIGSWEHKEVTNRDGHMNLHTQIFSASIDQRSERAAGESACTALVAVIADWFQNNQELMPIKSQFDSLIREGSLEWRNLCENETYRERFPDKHFDLETVLQAKIRPLSVVPGKSFIGFFHPEVVDEGQFDFLHGAMSFDNIWDEISRAGSECASNGEPQIYIVSWNDHFFILKVEAEAYYIIDTLGERLYEGCNQAYILKFDSNTTIYKMKNIAQSSDDKPKTSDQQIVAAEAGESRNQQVSAKEDESTAEAEITKPEELKEEEEVVCQGKESCKEYIKSFLAAIPIRELQADLKKGLMSSTPLHHRLQIEFHYTQLLKLLPATPAAEMAADASQSPQLSTTEVAA; from the exons AtggtggtgaagatgatgaGGTGGCGACCGTGGCCGCCTCTGACGACGAAGAAGTACGAGGTGAGGCTGGTGGTGCGGAGGCTGGAGGGCTGGGATCTGGTGAGGGAGGGTGCAGGCGGGGCCGGTCCACAGGACCAAGAAAAAGAGGACAAGTGGTCGGCGGAgattaggtggaagggatccaAGGTCAAGGTTGGGGCTTTGAGCTCTCTCCGGCGCGCCGTCGTCAAGAGGAACTTTACCAGAGAGGTCGAGGCTTCGTCTGAAGACGGCGTCGTTTCCTGGGACGAGGAGTTTCACAGCGTTTGCTCTCTCTCGGCTTACAAGGACAATGTATTTCACCCTTGGGAGATCGTATTCACTGTCTTTAAT GGTTTGAATCAAGGTGCCAAAAGTAAGGCTCCTGCTGTTGGAACGGCATCAGTGAACCTTGCTGAATTTGTTTCGGAAGCTGAACAGAAGGAGATTGAGTTACATATCCCCCTCGCCTCATCTGGTTCTGCTGCTGAACTTTGT ATATCACTCAGCTTATTGGAACTGAGAACTACTCAAGAAATTACAGAGCCAGTGCAGAGATCAATTTTGCCTGTTCAATCACCTCCCCAGTCAGCAGAAGCTGTATCTCTAGAAAAAGACGAACTTTCTGCTCTGAAAGCTGGTCTTAGAAAAGTAAAGATTTTCACAGAGTATGTATCTGCCAGAAAAGCAAAAAAGCCCTGCCATGAGGAGGATGGCGGTAGTGAGGGCAAGTGCTCTGCTAGGAGTGACGATGGTGATTATAATTATCCTTTTGACTCTGATTCGCTTGATGAATTCGAGGAAGGTGAATCAGAAGAGGTCAAAGAGGATTCCAGCGTTAGGAAGTCATTCAGTTATGGCACGCTGGCTCATGCAAATTATGCTGGGGGATCAATTTACTCCAATATGAGAATCAATAGTGAAGGTGAGGACTGGGTTTACTACAGCAATCGCAAATCAGATGTGGAATGCTCACAAACTGAGGAGCCCACTGCACCAGTGTTTGAGCCGCCTGCAAGTTCAAAACGAGGCTTACTATCTTGGAGGAAGAGAAAGTTGAGCTTCATTCGATCTCCCAAGGCCAAAGGAGAACCTTTGTTAAAGAAGGCCTATGGTGAAGAAGGTGGTGATGACATTGACTTTGATCGTCGGCAGCTTAGCTCTGATGAATCTCTATCTCTCGGC TGGAATAAGACGGAGGAGGATTCATCTGCTAATCGGTCGTCAGTGTCTGAATTTGGGGATGATAATTTTGCCATCGGCAGTTGGGAGCACAAGGAAGTGACAAACCGCGATGGACACATGAATCTTCACACCCAGATCTTTTCTGCTTCTATTGATCAGCGTAGTGAGCGAGCAGCGGGTGAGAGTGCTTGTACAGCTCTGGTTGCAGTGATTGCTGATTGGTTTCAGAATAACCAAGAGCTCATGCCCATAAAGTCTCAGTTTGATAGTTTGATTCGGGAAGGCTCATTAGAGTGGAGGAATCTCTGCGAAAATGAGACCTACAGGGAGCGATTCCCCGACAAGCACTTTGATCTTGAGACGGTCCTGCAAGCGAAAATACGTCCTCTTTCTGTAGTTCCGGGGAAATCGTTCATTGGGTTTTTCCATCCTGAGGTTGTGGACGAGGGACAATTTGACTTTTTACATGGTGCAATGTCCTTTGATAACATTTGGGATGAGATTAGCCGTGCTGGATCAGAATGTGCTAGCAATGGCGAACCTCAAATTTATATCGTCAGCTGGAATGACCATTTCTTCATTCTCAAGGTTGAAGCTGAAGCTTACTACATCATCGACACATTAGGGGAGAGGCTCTATGAAGGCTGCAACCAGGCCTACATCTTAAAATTCGACAGCAACACGACAATttacaaaatgaaaaatattgcaCAATCATCTGATGATAAACCGAAAACCAGTGATCAGCAAATTGTGGCAGCAGAAGCAGGAGAATCCAGGAACCAGCAGGTCAGTGCAAAGGAGGATGAATCTACAGCAGAGGCAGAGATAACCAAGCCAGAGGAACtgaaggaggaagaggaggtggTGTGTCAAGGGAAGGAGTCCTGCAAAGAGTATATAAAGAGCTTTTTGGCTGCGATTCCAATAAGGGAGTTGCAGGCGGATCTCAAGAAAGGACTAATGTCGTCCACACCTCTCCATCACCGGTTACAGATTGAGTTCCACTACACCCAGTTACTAAAACTGCTGCCGGCTACTCCAGCAGCAGAAATGGCCGCAGACGCTTCACAAAGTCCCCAACTTTCAACAACAGAGGTTGCGGCATAG